A window of Rhodothermales bacterium contains these coding sequences:
- a CDS encoding STAS domain-containing protein, producing MDDFPIKFRFVEGIAVVSVEGELDAHTAPLLGHAFGELIARDRHRIVLDCRELAYMSSAAFGLLIAFVEETRDRGGSVKLADLHYRVSDFLAAMQYPFLPPVYDTVDEAVTSFLRGD from the coding sequence ATGGACGACTTCCCGATCAAGTTCAGGTTTGTCGAGGGTATTGCGGTGGTGAGCGTTGAAGGTGAACTGGACGCACACACTGCTCCACTACTCGGCCATGCCTTTGGGGAGTTGATCGCTCGCGACCGTCACAGAATCGTCCTTGATTGCCGCGAGCTGGCATACATGAGTTCAGCAGCGTTCGGCTTACTAATCGCCTTTGTTGAAGAGACTAGAGACCGAGGCGGCTCTGTCAAACTAGCTGACCTTCACTACCGGGTATCCGATTTCCTAGCCGCGATGCAGTATCCCTTTCTTCCACCTGTCTACGACACCGTGGACGAGGCAGTCACTAGTTTCTTGCGCGGCGACTGA